One genomic segment of Natrialbaceae archaeon AArc-T1-2 includes these proteins:
- a CDS encoding ABC transporter ATP-binding protein, with amino-acid sequence MITFEHVTKQYADGTVAIEDVSFTVEEGTTTVLVGPSGCGKTTTMKLVNRLEDPTEGTVYRDGTPISEFDPIELRRNTGYVIQEIGLFDHMTVGDNVATVPKLNDWDEEAIDARVDELLELMDLPPAKYRNQHPTELSGGQRQRVGVARALASDPDVLLMDEPFGALDPITRESLQDEFLKIQDELETTILFVTHSIDEALKMGDRIAIFDVGEVVQYDTPQTILDEPKSEFVEDFIGSDRPLKKLKVTRVEDVMSATTEGFTAAADGGTGTTATVQGNGGSTVDALEPTDTALSALSRLVASDVGRLPVVEDGEVVGTVSNEEISRSNEGARP; translated from the coding sequence ATGATTACGTTCGAACACGTGACGAAACAGTACGCGGACGGTACCGTCGCGATCGAAGACGTCTCCTTTACGGTCGAAGAGGGAACGACGACCGTCCTCGTCGGCCCCTCTGGCTGTGGAAAGACGACGACGATGAAACTCGTCAACCGCCTCGAGGACCCGACCGAGGGGACGGTCTACCGGGACGGGACGCCAATCTCGGAGTTCGACCCGATCGAACTCAGACGCAACACGGGCTACGTCATCCAGGAGATCGGCCTGTTCGATCACATGACCGTCGGCGATAACGTCGCGACCGTCCCGAAACTCAACGACTGGGACGAGGAAGCGATCGACGCTCGTGTCGACGAGCTGCTCGAGTTGATGGACCTGCCGCCGGCGAAGTACCGCAACCAGCACCCGACGGAGCTCTCGGGCGGCCAGCGCCAGCGCGTCGGCGTCGCCCGCGCGCTCGCTTCGGATCCCGACGTCCTGTTGATGGACGAACCCTTCGGCGCGCTCGATCCGATCACCCGCGAGAGTCTGCAAGACGAGTTCCTGAAGATTCAGGACGAACTCGAGACGACCATCCTCTTTGTCACCCACAGCATCGACGAGGCGTTGAAGATGGGCGATCGGATCGCCATCTTCGACGTCGGCGAGGTCGTCCAGTACGACACGCCACAGACGATTCTCGACGAACCGAAAAGCGAGTTCGTCGAGGACTTCATCGGCTCGGACCGGCCGCTGAAGAAGCTCAAGGTAACTCGCGTCGAGGACGTGATGAGCGCGACGACCGAGGGGTTCACTGCCGCGGCCGACGGTGGAACGGGGACCACTGCGACCGTCCAGGGCAACGGCGGGAGCACGGTCGACGCCCTCGAGCCCACCGACACCGCCCTCTCTGCGCTCTCTAGACTCGTCGCGAGTGACGTCGGACGACTGCCGGTCGTCGAGGACGGTGAGGTCGTCGGGACGGTCTCAAACGAGGAGATCAGCCGCTCTAACGAGGGTGCCCGTCCGTGA
- a CDS encoding universal stress protein, with the protein MDTFLVPVTSHPGWARDVATAATEIESPEDAEGIVAHVFEDGEVESTRSNLELPADETATLDELAARKSGVSTTVAELEDAGIDARVRGVRAGDEPGDAIVSAAERAGVDRIYLYSRKRSPAGKAVFGSTVQRVLLSASCPVVVLPYGAR; encoded by the coding sequence ATGGATACGTTTCTCGTTCCGGTGACGAGCCATCCCGGCTGGGCGCGTGACGTCGCGACCGCCGCGACGGAGATCGAATCGCCCGAAGACGCGGAAGGGATCGTCGCCCACGTCTTCGAGGACGGCGAGGTCGAGTCGACGCGGTCGAATCTGGAGTTACCAGCCGACGAGACGGCCACGCTCGACGAACTCGCTGCCCGAAAGTCGGGCGTCTCCACGACGGTCGCCGAACTCGAGGATGCAGGTATCGACGCTCGCGTCCGCGGCGTTCGGGCCGGTGACGAACCGGGCGATGCGATCGTTTCGGCCGCGGAGCGAGCGGGCGTAGACCGGATCTACCTCTACAGTCGAAAGCGCAGCCCGGCAGGGAAAGCGGTGTTCGGGAGTACGGTACAGCGCGTGCTCCTCTCGGCGTCGTGTCCCGTCGTCGTGCTCCCGTACGGGGCACGCTGA
- a CDS encoding iron-containing alcohol dehydrogenase family protein gives MQEFVPPPRTYAGPGSRSALSRVVDDGNVHVVTDEGVVDAGVLEAVLDHLPAEPTVHATVSENPDRETVAALAARVGDADLVVGVGGGSPMDATKAACTLPAFHADVASDLAITAETPLAHPDRAVPFVLVPTTAGTGTETGYWAVISDHDRSEKVSVGHPAMLAEAAVLDPELTTSLPPTLTAGTGFDVITHAVESLVADGATALTIPYSRQAYALAASSLRTATTDGENLETRERLLEASYLAGVAMNNAGLGAVHAISHAISGRYDLPHGHTNARLLPAVVRHNGERSPQARERYATLVETTEPAHEAVAARLTRLRRDVGLDEDPPGTPDAWALEAVADSAIENVNMDTNPASYTESDVVDSCRRAFDTGRHN, from the coding sequence ATGCAGGAGTTCGTCCCGCCGCCACGGACGTACGCGGGTCCGGGATCCCGGTCGGCGCTCTCACGCGTCGTCGACGACGGGAACGTCCACGTCGTCACCGACGAGGGCGTCGTCGACGCCGGCGTTCTCGAGGCCGTACTCGATCACCTCCCCGCCGAGCCGACGGTCCACGCTACGGTGTCGGAAAACCCCGACCGGGAGACCGTCGCGGCACTCGCCGCTCGAGTCGGGGACGCAGACCTCGTCGTCGGCGTCGGGGGCGGAAGCCCGATGGACGCCACGAAAGCCGCGTGTACGCTGCCTGCCTTCCACGCCGACGTCGCGAGCGACCTCGCGATCACCGCGGAAACGCCACTCGCACATCCCGACCGTGCGGTGCCGTTCGTCCTCGTACCGACGACGGCTGGTACGGGGACGGAGACCGGCTACTGGGCGGTTATCTCCGATCACGACCGAAGCGAGAAAGTCAGCGTCGGTCACCCGGCGATGCTCGCCGAGGCCGCCGTCCTCGACCCCGAACTCACGACGTCGTTGCCACCGACTCTGACGGCCGGGACGGGATTCGACGTAATCACACACGCGGTCGAGTCGCTCGTCGCCGACGGGGCGACGGCGTTGACGATCCCGTACAGCCGTCAGGCGTACGCCCTCGCCGCGTCGTCGCTTCGAACGGCGACGACAGACGGCGAGAACCTCGAGACACGGGAACGGCTGCTCGAGGCCAGCTATCTCGCCGGCGTGGCGATGAACAACGCGGGCCTCGGAGCCGTCCACGCGATCAGCCACGCGATCAGCGGTCGGTACGACCTTCCACACGGACACACGAACGCCCGCCTGCTTCCCGCCGTCGTCCGTCACAACGGCGAGCGCTCGCCGCAGGCACGCGAGCGATACGCCACCCTCGTCGAGACGACAGAGCCCGCTCACGAGGCCGTCGCCGCTCGACTGACGCGGCTGCGACGCGACGTCGGACTGGACGAGGACCCGCCCGGAACGCCCGACGCCTGGGCGCTCGAGGCGGTCGCCGACTCGGCCATCGAGAATGTCAACATGGACACGAATCCGGCGTCGTATACCGAATCCGACGTCGTCGACAGCTGTCGACGTGCGTTCGACACAGGTCGGCATAACTGA
- the hpt gene encoding hypoxanthine/guanine phosphoribosyltransferase, whose protein sequence is MDDTLRPLARSLREAPVVDRDGYEYFVHGVTDGVPPIEPDVLRAVADGIRERVDMDAIDTIVAPEAMGIHHATALSLATDTPFVVVRKRSYGFEDEVAVHQETSYGESELHLNGVEAGDRVLLVDDVFSSGGTIRAVYAALEEADAELVDVVVVLRRTDTDPPELPVTVTSLLEVRIEEGAVVVE, encoded by the coding sequence ATGGACGATACCCTCCGACCGCTCGCGCGCTCGCTCCGAGAGGCACCCGTCGTCGATCGGGACGGCTACGAGTACTTCGTCCACGGCGTCACCGATGGGGTCCCGCCGATCGAACCCGACGTACTCCGGGCGGTCGCCGACGGCATCCGCGAGCGGGTCGACATGGACGCGATCGACACCATCGTCGCACCGGAGGCGATGGGTATCCACCACGCGACGGCGCTGTCGCTTGCGACCGACACGCCGTTCGTCGTCGTGCGCAAACGCTCCTACGGCTTCGAGGACGAGGTTGCCGTCCACCAGGAAACGAGTTACGGCGAGAGCGAACTCCACCTCAACGGCGTCGAAGCCGGCGATCGGGTGTTGCTCGTCGATGACGTCTTCTCTTCCGGCGGAACGATCCGGGCCGTCTACGCCGCCCTCGAGGAGGCCGACGCCGAACTGGTCGACGTCGTCGTCGTCCTCCGCCGGACCGACACCGACCCGCCAGAGCTGCCGGTCACGGTGACGAGCCTGCTCGAGGTTCGCATCGAAGAGGGCGCGGTCGTCGTCGAATGA
- a CDS encoding ABC transporter permease — protein MVQFWEHLVLVAVSEFAALAVAIPAAILAVRNDRARSIVLGFGNAAQTIPTIAILFLAFPLIGLGFWPSIVGLWAYAILPIIVNTIKGIENVDEGTVEAARGMGMTDWEILRSIQLPLALPVIFAGIRTSIVLVIGTAYLAVFIGGGGLGYWVVAGIQGYNVPMIIAGALPGAFLAIGADLLLARIERYIGGEGGVGDLTPDAA, from the coding sequence ATGGTCCAGTTTTGGGAACACCTCGTGTTGGTCGCCGTCTCGGAGTTTGCTGCACTCGCAGTCGCGATCCCGGCGGCGATACTGGCCGTCCGCAACGACCGGGCCAGATCGATCGTCCTCGGTTTCGGAAACGCCGCCCAGACGATCCCGACGATTGCGATTCTCTTTCTCGCGTTCCCGTTGATCGGGCTCGGCTTCTGGCCGTCGATCGTGGGGCTGTGGGCCTACGCTATCCTGCCGATCATCGTCAACACGATCAAGGGGATCGAGAACGTCGACGAGGGGACCGTCGAGGCCGCCCGCGGGATGGGGATGACCGACTGGGAGATCCTCCGGTCGATACAGCTCCCGCTCGCACTACCGGTTATCTTCGCCGGCATACGGACGAGCATCGTCCTCGTCATCGGCACCGCCTATCTGGCCGTGTTCATCGGCGGCGGTGGCCTCGGTTACTGGGTCGTCGCCGGCATCCAGGGCTACAACGTGCCGATGATCATCGCCGGCGCGCTCCCCGGTGCCTTTCTCGCGATCGGGGCCGACCTGCTGCTTGCCAGAATCGAACGCTACATCGGCGGCGAAGGCGGCGTCGGCGACCTCACGCCGGACGCGGCCTGA
- a CDS encoding helix-turn-helix domain-containing protein produces the protein MLTAELCVRYEGDWTAELVKYDVFGEFLASTFRNREYIGIMALETRDLEATLEIIREHHMVESVEVVERYSPNASGKMAATLFIEGRLSEFTPLQTLLYEGYLPIGPTALEDGRECFDLLLADREELSQAVELLEEFGPVSIERISRDFSRQVMPSAAGWQELLASVPSRQREVLNTAYERGYYEIPRETTLEEIADDVGITKTTASNHLRKAERRVIEFLVTYLNLAAAGE, from the coding sequence ATGCTCACCGCGGAACTGTGCGTTCGCTACGAGGGGGACTGGACGGCCGAACTCGTGAAATACGACGTGTTCGGTGAGTTTCTCGCGTCGACGTTTCGCAACCGGGAGTACATCGGGATCATGGCGCTCGAGACCCGGGACCTCGAGGCGACGCTCGAGATCATCCGCGAGCACCACATGGTCGAGTCCGTCGAGGTCGTCGAACGGTACTCGCCAAACGCCAGCGGGAAGATGGCAGCGACGCTTTTCATCGAGGGCCGTCTCAGCGAATTCACTCCCTTGCAGACGCTGCTGTACGAGGGATATCTCCCGATCGGGCCAACGGCGCTCGAGGACGGACGGGAGTGTTTCGACCTCCTGCTTGCAGACCGCGAAGAGCTCTCACAGGCGGTCGAGTTGCTCGAGGAGTTCGGGCCGGTCTCGATCGAACGCATCTCGCGGGACTTCAGCCGACAGGTGATGCCGAGTGCGGCGGGCTGGCAGGAGCTGCTCGCTTCCGTTCCGTCGCGCCAGCGGGAGGTGTTGAACACCGCGTACGAACGTGGCTACTACGAAATTCCACGGGAGACGACCCTCGAAGAGATCGCAGACGACGTTGGCATCACCAAGACGACGGCCTCGAATCACCTCCGGAAGGCCGAGCGACGGGTCATCGAATTTCTCGTCACGTACCTCAACCTCGCGGCTGCGGGGGAGTGA
- the hemB gene encoding porphobilinogen synthase, whose amino-acid sequence MDLTHRPRRLRQDRIRELVTETSLEPTDFIAPVFVDATADERLEIESMPGHERVPLEESVARVEEVLETGVEAVMLFGIPASKDAEGTRAWADDGVIQEATRRITAATDAYVVTDVCLCEYTDHGHCGTLEASLREDPGCATHTVDNDATLSSLERIAVSHAEAGADMVAPSGMMDGMVGTIRGALDREGFENVPVMSYAAKYESAFYGPFRDAADGAPAFGDRRHYQMDPANAREALREVRLDVEQGADVLMVKPALPYLDIVASLRREFDHPIAAYNVSGEYAMLYAAAEKGWLDAEETALESLLSIKRAGADLILTYFAEEVAERLS is encoded by the coding sequence ATGGATCTCACCCATCGTCCCCGGCGGCTTCGCCAGGATCGCATCCGCGAGCTCGTCACCGAGACGAGTCTCGAGCCGACGGACTTCATCGCACCCGTCTTCGTCGACGCGACGGCAGACGAGCGTCTCGAGATCGAGTCGATGCCCGGCCACGAACGGGTACCACTCGAGGAAAGCGTCGCCCGCGTCGAGGAGGTGCTCGAGACGGGCGTCGAGGCCGTCATGCTCTTTGGCATCCCGGCGTCGAAAGACGCCGAGGGAACCCGGGCGTGGGCCGACGACGGCGTGATCCAGGAGGCGACCCGCCGGATCACTGCCGCAACCGACGCCTACGTGGTCACCGACGTCTGTCTCTGTGAGTACACCGACCACGGCCACTGTGGAACCCTCGAGGCGAGCCTCCGTGAGGACCCGGGCTGTGCTACTCACACCGTCGACAACGACGCGACGCTGTCGAGCCTCGAGCGAATCGCCGTTTCCCACGCCGAGGCAGGCGCGGACATGGTCGCACCCAGCGGGATGATGGACGGGATGGTCGGGACGATCCGGGGCGCGCTCGATCGCGAGGGATTCGAGAACGTGCCCGTGATGAGTTACGCGGCGAAATACGAGAGCGCGTTCTACGGCCCGTTCCGGGACGCCGCCGACGGCGCGCCCGCCTTCGGCGACCGGCGACACTACCAGATGGATCCCGCGAACGCCCGCGAGGCGCTCCGGGAGGTCCGCCTCGACGTCGAGCAGGGTGCGGACGTGTTAATGGTCAAGCCCGCGCTGCCGTATCTCGACATCGTCGCCTCGCTCCGGCGGGAGTTCGATCACCCCATCGCCGCCTACAACGTCTCCGGTGAGTACGCCATGCTCTACGCCGCCGCCGAGAAGGGCTGGCTCGACGCAGAGGAGACAGCCCTCGAGTCGCTGCTGTCGATCAAACGCGCTGGCGCGGACCTGATTCTCACCTACTTCGCCGAGGAGGTCGCCGAGCGACTGTCCTGA
- a CDS encoding glycine betaine ABC transporter substrate-binding protein, which produces MTGHTSRRTLLKTTGAAIGTAGLTGLAGCTGMLGGGDVAIGSKDFTEQHVLGQLAIEAIEANTDLGVADETGLGGTIPNFEALDAGEIDLYWEYTGTMWLAIPPEQDGIIEDPDELYEEASEIMDEQHDVAVLEKAPLNNTYQILATSEWHDEHGVETLSEFAEFADDGDVEDTDLVLGPEFQEREDDGWPGLIEHYDFSEAAIETLDDNTETVNEDVVYAAIGEEDQGDIGMGFATDPRIPLYDLQILEDDESFFPTYNAAPMVRNDTLDDHPEIADALEEIPPLLDNDTISELNMEVAEEGRSASAVATEFLDEHDLI; this is translated from the coding sequence ATGACGGGACACACGTCACGACGGACCTTACTGAAGACGACCGGTGCTGCCATCGGGACGGCGGGTCTCACCGGCCTCGCCGGCTGTACCGGTATGCTCGGCGGTGGTGACGTCGCCATCGGCTCGAAAGACTTCACGGAACAGCACGTCCTCGGACAGCTCGCTATCGAGGCTATCGAGGCCAACACCGATCTCGGGGTCGCCGACGAAACGGGTCTCGGCGGGACGATTCCCAACTTCGAGGCACTCGATGCGGGGGAGATCGACCTCTACTGGGAGTACACGGGGACGATGTGGCTCGCGATTCCGCCGGAGCAAGACGGTATCATCGAAGATCCCGACGAACTCTACGAGGAGGCCAGCGAGATCATGGACGAACAACACGACGTCGCCGTCCTCGAGAAGGCACCGCTTAACAACACCTACCAGATCCTCGCCACTTCGGAGTGGCACGACGAACACGGCGTCGAAACGTTGAGCGAGTTCGCCGAGTTCGCAGACGACGGCGACGTCGAGGACACGGATCTCGTGCTCGGCCCCGAGTTCCAGGAACGGGAGGACGACGGCTGGCCCGGACTCATCGAGCACTACGACTTCTCCGAGGCGGCGATCGAAACGCTCGATGACAACACGGAGACCGTCAACGAAGACGTCGTCTACGCGGCTATCGGGGAGGAAGACCAGGGCGACATCGGCATGGGCTTTGCGACCGACCCCCGGATTCCCCTGTACGACCTCCAGATACTGGAAGACGACGAGAGTTTCTTCCCCACGTACAACGCTGCACCGATGGTCCGAAACGACACGCTCGATGACCACCCCGAGATCGCCGATGCCCTCGAGGAAATTCCGCCACTGCTTGACAACGACACGATCTCGGAGCTGAACATGGAAGTCGCCGAGGAGGGTCGCAGTGCCAGTGCCGTCGCGACGGAGTTCCTCGACGAACACGATCTCATCTGA
- a CDS encoding ABC transporter permease, protein MTLSIGTAATTNALLADVFRLVAYVDFATGHADQLVFRTLEHVEIIAFAIALAVPIGVGLGFLITFDERLATVVIWLAGIMMTIPSLALFGLLIPYFGIGAPSVIVALILYSQLPVIRNTYVGLNDVDPAALEAGRAMGMTKLQLLLKVQLPSALPVIMAGVRNAVVILIGIAAIGAFIGAGGLGQFLFDGVGWNNQEMLVVSTLVLALLALVVDYAFGVSEQLFRLNNGERIEPSAGTRLLQRVIA, encoded by the coding sequence ATGACCCTCTCGATCGGCACTGCCGCGACGACGAACGCCCTGCTGGCTGACGTCTTCCGTCTGGTCGCATACGTCGACTTCGCGACGGGCCACGCCGACCAGCTGGTGTTTCGGACCCTCGAGCACGTCGAGATCATCGCCTTCGCGATCGCGCTTGCGGTCCCGATCGGCGTCGGGCTGGGCTTTCTGATCACGTTCGACGAGCGACTCGCGACGGTCGTCATCTGGCTCGCCGGCATCATGATGACGATCCCAAGCCTCGCCCTGTTCGGACTGTTGATCCCCTACTTCGGCATCGGTGCACCGTCTGTTATCGTCGCGCTCATCCTGTACAGCCAGCTTCCGGTCATCCGGAACACCTACGTCGGGCTGAACGACGTCGATCCGGCGGCGCTCGAGGCCGGCAGGGCGATGGGGATGACGAAACTGCAGCTACTCCTGAAAGTCCAGCTGCCGTCGGCGCTGCCGGTCATCATGGCTGGCGTCAGAAACGCCGTCGTCATCCTCATCGGCATCGCGGCGATCGGCGCGTTCATCGGTGCCGGGGGACTCGGCCAGTTCCTCTTCGACGGCGTCGGGTGGAACAACCAGGAGATGCTCGTCGTCTCGACGCTCGTCCTGGCCCTACTCGCGCTGGTCGTCGACTACGCCTTCGGCGTCAGCGAACAGCTGTTCCGACTCAACAACGGCGAACGGATCGAGCCCTCGGCCGGGACACGACTCCTCCAGCGGGTGATAGCATGA
- a CDS encoding DUF192 domain-containing protein — protein MRVVTDPDGDAEVLATDVDTADSIPSQLRGLTFRRSIPDDYALAFRFDRAKIRYVHMLFVPFPIDVVWVVDDTVRRVERLRPWLGFARAEADLLVELPADAAADVGVGDRLVLET, from the coding sequence GTGCGAGTGGTTACGGATCCGGACGGCGACGCCGAGGTGCTGGCGACCGACGTCGACACCGCCGACTCGATCCCCAGCCAGCTCCGGGGGCTGACGTTCCGCCGATCGATTCCCGACGACTACGCGCTCGCGTTCCGGTTCGACCGGGCGAAGATCCGATACGTCCACATGCTGTTCGTCCCCTTCCCCATCGACGTCGTCTGGGTCGTCGACGACACCGTCCGCCGGGTCGAACGGCTCCGTCCCTGGCTCGGGTTCGCCCGCGCGGAGGCCGATCTGCTCGTCGAACTTCCCGCCGACGCGGCTGCGGACGTCGGCGTCGGGGATCGGCTCGTCCTCGAGACCTGA